In Streptomyces thermolilacinus SPC6, a single genomic region encodes these proteins:
- a CDS encoding trypsin-like serine peptidase, translating to MRRHRSPAPALLTTAALLTGALAAAPAVAAPAPAPGGDQAVAARSVPAAEQRGAAAFWTPERMRAATPLDLRLTPAQLGKLKAPKQEGPTRTVAPTPAPGALAAPGTLAFPQAGGAWNGGGAVVKTSGRVFFTFGDRTASCSANAVTSQNQSTVLTAGHCVKYQGSWHTNFVFVPAYSNGQAPYGQWTATRTLTTPQWEASEDINHDVGAAVLAPLNGQKLTAVTGAQGVQFNGGYNKAMYAFGFPAASPYDGSKLIYCAGNSSKDFLFSQDHSLGCNMTGGSSGGPWFTGFSEASGTGLQVSVNSFGYTFLPNRMFGPYFGNDAQALYNTAQAS from the coding sequence GTGAGACGCCATCGCTCGCCCGCGCCCGCCCTGCTCACCACGGCAGCCCTGCTCACCGGCGCCCTGGCCGCCGCGCCCGCCGTCGCCGCCCCCGCCCCGGCCCCCGGGGGCGACCAGGCCGTCGCCGCCCGTTCCGTACCCGCCGCCGAGCAGCGGGGCGCGGCCGCGTTCTGGACGCCCGAGCGGATGCGCGCCGCCACCCCGCTCGACCTGCGCCTCACCCCGGCGCAGCTGGGCAAGCTCAAGGCGCCGAAGCAGGAAGGGCCGACGAGGACCGTCGCCCCGACCCCCGCGCCCGGCGCACTCGCCGCCCCCGGCACGCTCGCGTTCCCGCAGGCGGGTGGCGCCTGGAACGGCGGCGGCGCGGTCGTGAAGACGTCCGGGCGGGTGTTCTTCACCTTCGGAGACCGCACCGCGTCCTGCTCCGCCAACGCCGTGACCAGCCAGAACCAGTCGACCGTCCTCACGGCCGGGCACTGCGTGAAGTACCAGGGCAGCTGGCACACCAACTTCGTCTTCGTCCCCGCGTACTCCAACGGGCAGGCCCCGTACGGGCAGTGGACCGCGACGAGGACGCTCACCACGCCCCAGTGGGAGGCGAGCGAGGACATCAACCACGACGTGGGCGCCGCCGTCCTCGCCCCGCTGAACGGCCAGAAGCTGACGGCCGTCACCGGCGCGCAGGGCGTCCAGTTCAACGGCGGGTACAACAAGGCGATGTACGCCTTCGGGTTCCCGGCGGCATCCCCTTACGACGGGTCCAAGCTGATCTACTGCGCCGGGAACTCCTCCAAGGACTTCCTGTTCTCGCAGGACCACAGCCTCGGCTGCAACATGACCGGCGGCTCCAGCGGCGGCCCCTGGTTCACGGGCTTCAGCGAGGCGTCCGGGACGGGGCTCCAGGTGTCGGTGAACAGCTTCGGCTACACGTTCCTGCCGAACCGCATGTTCGGCCCGTACTTCGGCAACGACGCGCAGGCGCTGTACAACACGGCCCAGGCGTCCTGA
- a CDS encoding exodeoxyribonuclease III: protein MLTVTTANVNGLRAAAKKGFVEWLAGTAADVLCLQEVRAEESQLPEAVRAPEGWYAYHAPAAAKGRAGVSLYTRREPDAVRVGFGASEFDTSGRYLEVDLPGVTVASLYLPSGEVGTERQDEKTRFMDAFLPYLKGLRERAAADGREVLVCGDWNIAHREADLKNWRANRNSSGFLPEEREWFGRVIDEAGYVDVVRALHPDQDGPYSWWSYRGRAFDNDSGWRIDYHMATPGLASRTLKAWVERAESHSARWSDHAPVTAVYGP, encoded by the coding sequence ATGCTCACTGTGACCACCGCCAATGTCAACGGACTCCGTGCCGCCGCCAAGAAGGGCTTCGTGGAGTGGCTGGCCGGGACGGCCGCCGATGTGCTCTGCCTCCAGGAGGTGCGGGCCGAGGAGTCCCAGCTGCCCGAGGCGGTGCGGGCGCCCGAGGGCTGGTACGCGTACCACGCCCCGGCCGCCGCGAAGGGCCGCGCGGGCGTGTCGCTGTACACCCGGCGGGAGCCCGACGCGGTGCGGGTCGGCTTCGGGGCGAGTGAGTTCGACACGTCGGGCCGCTACCTGGAGGTGGACCTGCCGGGTGTGACGGTGGCGAGCCTGTACCTGCCGTCCGGGGAGGTCGGCACGGAGCGGCAGGACGAGAAGACGCGCTTCATGGACGCGTTCCTGCCGTACCTGAAGGGGCTCAGGGAACGGGCGGCGGCCGACGGGCGCGAGGTGCTGGTGTGCGGCGACTGGAACATCGCGCACCGGGAGGCGGACCTCAAGAACTGGCGGGCCAACCGCAACAGCTCGGGCTTCCTGCCGGAGGAGCGGGAGTGGTTCGGCCGGGTCATCGACGAGGCGGGGTACGTGGACGTGGTCCGCGCCCTGCACCCGGACCAGGACGGCCCGTACTCGTGGTGGTCGTACCGGGGCCGGGCGTTCGACAACGACTCGGGCTGGCGCATCGACTACCACATGGCGACGCCGGGCCTGGCGTCCCGCACGCTGAAGGCATGGGTGGAGCGCGCCGAGTCCCACTCGGCCCGCTGGTCGGACCACGCCCCGGTGACGGCGGTCTACGGACCCTGA
- the leuA gene encoding 2-isopropylmalate synthase, giving the protein MSKETFPADHSGQRASTLPYGRYRPAPEVDLPDRVWPTRRITKAPRWLSTDLRDGNQALPTPMDLDRKTRMFRLLVELGYKEIEVGFPAASETEFAFVRSLIENDEIPDDVLIQVIVPAREALIRRTFDALAGAPRAIAHLYNSTSPAQRRVVFGMDRTEVEKLAVDHARLCRDLADRHPGRIGFQYSPESFSQTELDFALRICESVMDVWEPEENREIILNLPSTVECSTPNVFADQVEWMSRHLSRRDHVCLSLHPHNDRGTAVASAELGLLAGADRVEGCLFGNGERTGNVCLTILALNLMSQGVDPQIDFSDVDAVRHVVETCTGMRVPERYPYAGDLVHTSFSGSHQDAINKGLRALERDAAERGVPRDTYPWDVPYLPIDPKDIGRSYQAIIRVNSQSGKGGVDYLLSTAHGLKLPRGLQTEVAALVQRVTDGEGREVAPDELWSLFRAEYLPAEPRTVLLGHRSAPGERGQTTVKAEISVDGESRALSGAGPDLLAAFADALAETGVEPVVLEHAEHPATLDGTPGTMAYVRTRVGRDAFWGCAFGPDAPTASLRALCAALHRHDRSR; this is encoded by the coding sequence ATGAGCAAGGAAACGTTCCCCGCGGACCACTCCGGGCAGCGGGCGAGCACGCTGCCGTACGGGCGCTACCGCCCCGCCCCCGAGGTGGACCTGCCCGACCGGGTGTGGCCCACGCGCCGGATCACCAAGGCGCCGCGCTGGCTCTCCACCGATCTGCGCGACGGCAACCAGGCCCTGCCGACCCCCATGGACCTGGACCGCAAGACCCGGATGTTCCGGCTCCTCGTCGAGCTCGGCTACAAGGAGATCGAGGTCGGCTTCCCCGCCGCGAGCGAGACGGAGTTCGCCTTCGTCCGCAGCCTGATCGAGAACGACGAGATACCCGACGACGTACTGATCCAGGTCATCGTCCCCGCGCGCGAAGCGCTCATCAGACGCACCTTCGACGCGCTGGCCGGCGCCCCGCGCGCCATCGCCCACCTGTACAACTCCACCTCGCCCGCGCAGCGGCGCGTCGTCTTCGGCATGGACCGGACCGAGGTGGAGAAGCTCGCCGTGGACCACGCGCGGCTCTGCCGCGACCTCGCCGACCGGCACCCGGGCAGGATCGGCTTCCAGTACAGCCCCGAGTCGTTCTCACAGACCGAGCTGGACTTCGCGCTCCGGATCTGCGAGTCCGTCATGGACGTGTGGGAGCCGGAGGAGAACCGGGAGATCATCCTCAACCTCCCCTCGACGGTGGAGTGTTCGACGCCGAACGTCTTCGCCGACCAGGTCGAGTGGATGAGCCGCCACCTGTCCCGCCGCGACCACGTGTGCCTGTCCCTGCACCCGCACAACGACCGGGGCACCGCCGTCGCCTCCGCCGAGCTGGGTCTCCTCGCCGGTGCCGACCGCGTCGAGGGCTGCCTGTTCGGCAACGGCGAGCGGACCGGCAACGTCTGCCTGACGATCCTCGCGCTGAACCTGATGAGCCAGGGTGTGGACCCGCAGATCGACTTCTCCGACGTGGACGCCGTCCGGCACGTCGTGGAGACCTGCACGGGCATGCGCGTCCCCGAGCGCTACCCGTACGCGGGCGACCTCGTCCACACCTCGTTCTCCGGCTCCCACCAGGACGCCATCAACAAGGGCCTGCGCGCCCTGGAGCGGGACGCCGCCGAGCGGGGCGTGCCGCGCGACACGTACCCGTGGGACGTGCCGTACCTGCCGATCGACCCGAAGGACATCGGCCGCTCGTACCAGGCGATCATCCGCGTCAACAGCCAGTCGGGGAAGGGCGGCGTCGACTACCTGCTGTCCACCGCGCACGGGCTGAAGCTGCCGAGGGGCCTCCAGACGGAGGTGGCCGCGCTGGTGCAGCGGGTCACCGACGGGGAGGGCCGGGAGGTGGCGCCGGACGAGCTGTGGTCGCTGTTCCGGGCCGAGTACCTGCCCGCCGAGCCGCGGACCGTCCTGCTGGGCCACCGGAGCGCGCCGGGGGAGCGGGGGCAGACCACCGTGAAGGCGGAGATCTCCGTGGACGGCGAGTCGCGGGCGCTGAGCGGCGCGGGCCCCGACCTTCTCGCCGCGTTCGCCGACGCGCTCGCCGAGACGGGCGTGGAACCGGTCGTCCTGGAGCACGCCGAGCACCCGGCCACCCTCGACGGCACGCCGGGCACGATGGCGTACGTCAGGACCCGCGTCGGCCGGGACGCCTTCTGGGGCTGCGCCTTCGGCCCCGACGCGCCGACGGCGTCGCTGCGGGCCCTGTGCGCGGCCCTCCACCGCCACGACCGCTCGCGGTGA
- a CDS encoding GNAT family N-acetyltransferase encodes MNIRPMPFDHPDAVKLNDEVQLEYAERYDGDGDETPLDPAMFQPPRGLYLMAYDPLDRPVATGGWRAMDADGEGYADGDAELKRMYVVPEARGLGLARRILARLEEDARAAGRRRMVLETGTKQPEAIALYLSSGYELCEKFGLYRHHEDSRCFAKLLTGQ; translated from the coding sequence ATGAATATACGTCCCATGCCGTTCGACCACCCCGACGCCGTCAAGCTCAACGACGAGGTCCAGCTCGAGTACGCCGAGCGTTACGACGGCGACGGGGACGAGACCCCGCTCGATCCGGCCATGTTCCAGCCGCCGCGCGGGCTCTATCTGATGGCGTACGACCCGCTCGACCGCCCCGTCGCGACCGGCGGCTGGCGCGCCATGGACGCCGACGGCGAGGGCTACGCGGACGGCGACGCCGAGCTGAAGCGGATGTACGTGGTCCCCGAGGCGCGCGGCCTGGGCCTGGCGCGGCGCATCCTGGCCCGCCTGGAGGAGGACGCCCGTGCGGCCGGGCGGCGCCGCATGGTCCTGGAGACCGGCACCAAGCAGCCGGAGGCCATCGCGCTGTACCTGTCCAGCGGCTACGAACTGTGCGAGAAGTTCGGCCTGTACCGGCACCACGAGGACAGCCGCTGTTTCGCGAAACTGCTGACCGGTCAGTAA
- a CDS encoding AMP-binding protein, which produces MRAGRIPGAPGGGRPPVVRALTLDGMFSAAARRHPDAVVVREGRRVLSYGRAEERAARLASALVRHGLQLGDPVVVHCADHRQSVVAQLAVLKAGGVCVPVPRDARGAAGPRVSALTGARAVLCGGFAVPLWRHHELVVDLDDAEVWRRVGALEPEPSLPHSGPVDAAYLLTPAAEPNGYLTDHRAWQYHLAARVRAAGPAGLALTATRGPGTPAALSALWWAVAGGGTYVPWRPGLLVAGGSAGSRVAVFSPEEYGRVLKSVRGGTPPFGTAVVLGGACPPELVAHHFDALPGVRLRAEFAPAGGALPWTARDLSPLPDGGASGVGVGRPLPHVRVWAVDGDGTPLPPGCVGELVASGPAVPFESLRPRCPALGDEGAEPMRSSWLGLRRANGTVEVTARGAGHRYGTAALSRQAVGAG; this is translated from the coding sequence GTGAGGGCCGGTCGCATACCCGGGGCGCCCGGCGGCGGGCGGCCGCCGGTGGTGCGGGCGCTGACGCTGGACGGGATGTTCTCCGCGGCCGCCCGCCGCCACCCGGACGCGGTCGTCGTACGGGAGGGCAGGCGCGTCCTGTCGTACGGGAGGGCAGAGGAGCGGGCCGCGCGCCTCGCGTCCGCGCTGGTGCGGCACGGGCTCCAGCTCGGCGACCCGGTCGTCGTGCACTGCGCGGACCACCGGCAGTCGGTGGTGGCGCAGCTGGCGGTGCTGAAGGCGGGCGGGGTGTGCGTGCCCGTCCCGCGCGACGCACGCGGGGCGGCGGGGCCGCGGGTCTCGGCGCTGACCGGGGCGCGGGCGGTGCTGTGCGGCGGCTTCGCCGTGCCGCTGTGGCGCCACCACGAGCTGGTCGTCGACCTCGACGACGCCGAGGTGTGGCGGCGCGTCGGCGCCCTGGAGCCGGAGCCGTCGCTGCCGCACTCGGGGCCGGTGGACGCGGCGTACCTGCTGACCCCGGCCGCCGAGCCGAACGGGTACCTCACGGACCACCGGGCGTGGCAGTACCACCTGGCGGCCCGCGTCCGGGCGGCCGGACCCGCCGGACTGGCGCTGACCGCGACCCGCGGGCCGGGCACCCCGGCGGCCCTGTCGGCGCTGTGGTGGGCGGTCGCGGGCGGCGGCACGTACGTCCCGTGGCGGCCGGGCCTTCTCGTGGCGGGCGGGTCGGCGGGCAGCCGCGTGGCGGTGTTCTCGCCGGAGGAGTACGGCCGTGTCCTGAAGTCCGTGCGGGGCGGGACGCCGCCGTTCGGCACGGCGGTGGTGCTGGGCGGGGCGTGCCCGCCGGAGCTGGTCGCGCACCACTTCGACGCGCTGCCCGGGGTGCGGCTGCGCGCCGAGTTCGCCCCGGCGGGCGGCGCGCTGCCGTGGACGGCGCGGGACCTGTCGCCGCTGCCCGACGGGGGCGCGTCCGGGGTCGGTGTGGGGCGGCCGCTGCCGCACGTACGGGTGTGGGCCGTGGACGGGGACGGTACGCCGCTGCCGCCGGGGTGCGTGGGGGAGCTCGTGGCGTCGGGCCCGGCGGTGCCGTTCGAGAGCCTGCGGCCGCGGTGCCCGGCCCTCGGCGACGAGGGCGCGGAGCCGATGCGCTCGTCGTGGCTGGGCCTGCGCCGCGCCAACGGCACGGTGGAGGTCACGGCCCGGGGCGCGGGCCACCGGTACGGCACGGCGGCACTGTCCCGGCAGGCGGTGGGCGCGGGGTGA